The genome window TCCGCCCAACCAAGAGCCCCGCAATAAACACCGTCAAAATAATAAAGCCAATCATGCCATAAAGTCCGCTACCAACACCGCCAAAAATAACCTCACCGAGTTGCATAAAGAACATCGGCACCAGTCCCCCAAGCGGAGTCAAACTGTCGTGCATTGCGTTCACCGCTCCATTCGAGGCTGCCGTTGTGGAAGCCGCAAAAAGCGACGAACCACCAACACCAAATCGAACCTCTTTTCCTTCCATACTGCCAGAAGTCGCAACACCTTGATAACTTGGACCCGCAAATTGTTCGGAGATAGTTATCGCAACAACACCAATAACGAAAACAATCATCATCGCTGTCATAATCGCGCGGCCTTGCTTACTATCCTTCACCGCACGCCCAAACATCACAACAAGCGCCACTGGAATAAGTAAAATCGCCAACATTTCTATTAAATTAGTAAAACTAGATGGATTTTCAAACGGAAACGCAGAGTTCGCTCCGAAAAAGCCGCCGCCATTTGTACCAAGCTGTTTAATAGCAATTTGGCTCGCTGCTGGGCCTAACGGAATCAACTGCTTCGCCCCATTTTCAAGTGTTTCGACAACCGAATAATCAGCAAAGGACTGCACCACTCCTTGCGAAACTAAAAGAAGCGCCAAAATAAGCGAAAGTGGTAGTAAAATATAAAGCGTCACTCGAAATAAATCTTGCCAAAAATTCCCCACTGTTTTCTGTTTCTTCCATATAAAGCCGCGAATTACCGCAAATAAAACTGCAATCCCTGTCGCCGCCGAAACAAAGTTCTGCACCGTTAAGCCAATCGACTGCGAAAAATAAGATAAAGCCGTCTCACCAGAATAAGCTTGCCAGTTCGTATTCGACACAAAACTCGCCGCCGTATTAAACGCCAGACTAAAACTAAGTCCTTTAATACCTTCCGGGTTGAGCGGTAAAAAGCCTTGTAGCATCAACACCGCCATTACAAATACAAACCCAACTGCACTAAAAGCAAGTACGGATACCGCATAACGTTTCGCGGACATTCCAACCTCACTCACACCCATCAACCGATAACCAAACCGTTCAACTGGCTCTAGCACTCGTGACAAAAATACCTTTTCCCCAATCATCACTTTATACATATAAATCCCAAGTGGCACTGCTAAAACTAACAACAATACAACAAAAAACACATCCTGCATCACAATATACTTCATAAATCCTCACCTCTAAACAACACATAAAATAAATATACCAACAAAGCTAAACCGATGATTCCAGCAATTACTAGAACAACACCCATTTTCCGTTCACCCCTTCACCGTACTCTTTCCACCACTAATCCTACCAACAAACGTATAAAGACAGTGTTAAGATTCTAAAGACCCGCATAAAGATTCCGTTAATATCGCAATGTGTGTAAAATTTACACACAAAAAAAGCCAATGTGTAAGCAAAAAACAAAATGAAAACCCTTTTATAGCCACATTTAAAGTTGGCACGGTACTTGCATATATAATAAGTGTTAAGAGAATTATCTAGAGGAGGAAATAATCATGAAAACAATCATGTTAGTATGTTCAGCAGGTATGTCTACCAGCTTACTAGTTACAAAAATGGAAAAAGCAGCTGCAGAACAAGGCCTTGAAGCAAAAATCTTTGCTGTTGCCGAAGCAGAAGCAGCTAACCATTTAGACGAAATCGATGTTTTATTACTTGGACCACAAGTACGTTTCTTAGAAGGAAACATGAAGAAAAAATTAGAGCCAAAAGGTATTCCATTAGCTGTTATTAACAGTGTTGATTATGGAATGATGAAAGGCGACAAAGTTTTAGAACAAGCATTAGAGTTAATGAAGTAAAAGAGGGTAATTACAGCTAACTAGCTGAAAATTATAAAAAACTAAAGAGGTATAGTAATAACGCTATGTTTTAGAAATTATGTATTCGTCTTAACCCGGCTATTACTCTATCCCTCAAAAAAGGAGAATAAAAAATGAATGGTTTTATCGCATTTATGGAGAAATATTTCATTCCCTACGCTGCCAAAATTGGTGGACAACGTCATTTAGTAGCAATTCGTGATGGTTTCATCACAACTATGCCACTAATGATTCTAGGGTCTTTCGCTGTTTTAATTAACAACTTCCCAATTCCAGCTTACCAAAAATTCATGAATAATTTATTTGGTGAAGGAACTTGGCAAGCATTCGGCGGAAATGTTTGGAACGGTACTTTTGCTATCTTAGCATTACTTATCGCTTTCACTGTAGCTTACAACTTAGCTAAATCTTATGACAAAGATCCACTTTCTTCCGCAGTAGTTTCTGTAGCAACTTTCTTCACTATCGGCGCAATTGCTCCAGGTGCAGACGGTATTGCAAACACTGGTGGTCTTGGATCAACTGGTCTTTTCTTAGCTTTAATTATCGCTATTCTTTCCACTGAAATCTTCACTCGTTTAAGTGGTAGCCCGAAATTAATTATCAACATGCCTGATGGTGTTCCACCGGCAGTTTCTCGTTCATTCGCAGCTTTATTCCCTGCAATGATCACTGTTTCAATCTTTGGTCTTATCACTGCGTTCTTCCAAGCAGCTGGTGTGACTAACTTAGTAATTTCTTTCTACGAATTAGTACAAGAACCGTTCATGGGTCTTGCAAACTCCTTGCCAGCAGCTTTATTACTCGCATTCGTTTCTGCTTTCCTTTGGTTCTTTGGTTTACACGGTGCGAACATTATCGACCCGTTCATGCAAACAATCAATATCCCAGCTATCGAAGCTAACGTAAAAGCCCTAGAAGCTGGTAAAGAACTTCCTTACATCGTTAACAAACCTTTCTTTGACTCTTTCGTTAACTTAGGCGGAACTGGGGCAACTATCGGTTTAATCATTGCTATCTTTATCGTAGCTCGTAAACATAAAGCGTACATGACAGTTTCTAAATTGTCTGCAGCGCCTGGTATTTTCAACATTAACGAACCAATGATGTTTGGTCTTCCAATCGTCTTGAATCCAATTATGTTCATTCCGTACATCTTGGCACCACTTGTACTTGTAACTGTGGCTTACTTTGCAACAGCTATCGGTTGGGTACCAGCTTGTACTATCGTAACTCCTTGGACTACACCACCAATTATCGGTGGAGCACTTGCAACACAAAGTATCGCTGGTGGCGTACTTGCAGCTGTAAACTTAGGTCTATCTATCCTAATCTTCCTTCCATTCGCGAAAATTGCTCAAATCCAAGAGCTACGTCGTGAAAAAGAAGCACTTGCTGCTGAAGGCGTTACTGCAGAATAATTTTTAAAAACCAAAACTTTAAGGACGTGTTTACAGATGGATTTAGAGCAAACTATTATGAGCTTGATCGTGTTCGGTGGTAACGCTAAAAGCGATGCTATGTTAGCCATTGATTCCGCTAAAAAAGGGGATTTCGCTCAAGCAGACGAACAAATCGCCCAAGCAGAACAAGCACTACTTGAAGCGCATCATTCTCAAACAAAACTTATACAAGGTGAAGCACGTGGCGAAAAAACAGAAGTTTCCCTTCTACTCGTTCACGCACAAGACCACTTAATGAATGCAATTACTTTCAAAGATTTAGCGAAAGAAATTGTAGACCTTTATAAGAATAAATAAAACTTGAAAAACCAGTTGTCGTCATGACAGCTGGTTTTTTTCTTCTGTTAAATTAGCCTTAACCTTATAGTCATAGTACTATTTATCACTATTTTTTTTGATTTATTTTTAAGTATCTTAGTTAGAAGTCATTTCCGTTGTGAGAGTTCCTCTTTGCCATATTTATTGAATGAATTAATCTATTACTCTCGAGAAATATTATACTTCTTTAACATATATAATATTTACATCAATTTTAAGAATAAATTTATAACCACATTTGATAATTTAAAAAGCCCCCAAGAGTTAGATTTTTAGCTCTAACTTTTGGGGGTCTTTTATATTAAACATTATTTTTTTGATAAACGAAACTTTTTATAAATCTTAAATCCTATAAAAACGATACCAATAACTAAAACAGCTTCTAATACAATTGGTATATAAGGCGCTATCCAAGACATGCTTTTGCCTCCCTTTATTTAAAACTTGTAGTTAACTTTTTCCCGCTTACTGATGCTTTTAACGTAACATTCCAGTTAGAAATCTTATTTTTACAATCAAATACATAACTAGCGCTTGAACCAGAGCTAGTTTTTGAAAGTTTAGATTTTTTCACATCAAGTCCTGGACTATAAAATTGATACCATGGATTATAAGCACTTGTAATTTTACCTTTACCCTTAGTAACATTAATCTTAGCATTAAACGAACAATTATATACACCACTATACCAGTATATTTTCCATGTACTTGTTCCATTTGCTAGCGAATAAGTTCCTTTTAACAGCGGTCTTTCGTCAATGATTGGCATTATACCTAAAGTTCCCTCTGTCCCGTTTTCCAAAACAATTTCTTTCTCTTGAGCTATGTTCCCATTTAAATCAAATGTTTCTACTTCCGCTTCTTGAATATTGTCTGGATTCTCTATTTCGGAAGCGCTAGCATTGATTACACCTACTCCTATTGTCATAATAAAAGTAAATACAGCAAAAAATAAAAATTCCTTCATTTCATTCTCTCATCTAGTTGTGTTTCGTTTCACAAAGATTATATCATATAATTGTTACCGATTAAATACATAGCTCAATCGGTAACAATTTCACTAATATATGAGTAAACAGGCCTTTTGATTCCTCTGAATATAACAAAGAACTCGGAAATTATTCAGACGACTTATTTTTCTTCTATTAAATCGGCATCTGACCGAATAATCGCTAGCACAACGCCTACCGCAATAAAATTACCAAGCACAGCACTCCCACCATAACTAATGAATGGAAGCGGAATCCCCGTGAGCGGCATAAGTCCAACAGTCATACCAATATTTTCAAAAATATTAAATGCAAAACTAACTGCAAAGCCCGCTAAAACAAGCGAAGAAAAAGTATTCTTCATCAATAGCGCTGCCATAATTAATTGATGGATAAGTACCATAAATAAAATTAACAACAAACTTACACCAACAAACCCAAACTGATGCCCAATCGTACTAAAAATCATATCTGTATGACTTTCAGGAATATACGCATTTGTTCCTGAACTACCAGTCATCATCCCCGAACCAACAGCTTTCATTGACAAATTGAGCTGGTACACTGCATCAGGATCTGTCGTTGGATCAAGCCACGTCTGAATCCGCGAAAACTGGTACGCGTGAAACCCAATTTTCTCTAATAAGCTAATGTGATACACGACAACATACATCCCAATTGTTGCAGCTGTTAAGATTAACGTAATAATTCCGACCATCAGCTTCGTCGATTTAATTGCCAGTAAAATAATCGCTAGCGCC of Listeria monocytogenes contains these proteins:
- the kdpA gene encoding potassium-transporting ATPase subunit KdpA; the protein is MKYIVMQDVFFVVLLLVLAVPLGIYMYKVMIGEKVFLSRVLEPVERFGYRLMGVSEVGMSAKRYAVSVLAFSAVGFVFVMAVLMLQGFLPLNPEGIKGLSFSLAFNTAASFVSNTNWQAYSGETALSYFSQSIGLTVQNFVSAATGIAVLFAVIRGFIWKKQKTVGNFWQDLFRVTLYILLPLSLILALLLVSQGVVQSFADYSVVETLENGAKQLIPLGPAASQIAIKQLGTNGGGFFGANSAFPFENPSSFTNLIEMLAILLIPVALVVMFGRAVKDSKQGRAIMTAMMIVFVIGVVAITISEQFAGPSYQGVATSGSMEGKEVRFGVGGSSLFAASTTAASNGAVNAMHDSLTPLGGLVPMFFMQLGEVIFGGVGSGLYGMIGFIILTVFIAGLLVGRTPEYLGKKIEPYDMKMVCLLILVPPLLTLFGTAVAVMMPSVQASVSASGAHGFSEVLYAFTSMGNNNGSAFAGFAADTTFTNMVGAVMMLLARFIPLVAALYLAQNMAGKSSVAASSGTLSTKNGMFIGLLIGVVVLVGALSFLPALALGPIADFFTTFK
- a CDS encoding potassium-transporting ATPase subunit F; the encoded protein is MGVVLVIAGIIGLALLVYLFYVLFRGEDL
- a CDS encoding PTS sugar transporter subunit IIB; translated protein: MKTIMLVCSAGMSTSLLVTKMEKAAAEQGLEAKIFAVAEAEAANHLDEIDVLLLGPQVRFLEGNMKKKLEPKGIPLAVINSVDYGMMKGDKVLEQALELMK
- a CDS encoding PTS sugar transporter subunit IIC produces the protein MNGFIAFMEKYFIPYAAKIGGQRHLVAIRDGFITTMPLMILGSFAVLINNFPIPAYQKFMNNLFGEGTWQAFGGNVWNGTFAILALLIAFTVAYNLAKSYDKDPLSSAVVSVATFFTIGAIAPGADGIANTGGLGSTGLFLALIIAILSTEIFTRLSGSPKLIINMPDGVPPAVSRSFAALFPAMITVSIFGLITAFFQAAGVTNLVISFYELVQEPFMGLANSLPAALLLAFVSAFLWFFGLHGANIIDPFMQTINIPAIEANVKALEAGKELPYIVNKPFFDSFVNLGGTGATIGLIIAIFIVARKHKAYMTVSKLSAAPGIFNINEPMMFGLPIVLNPIMFIPYILAPLVLVTVAYFATAIGWVPACTIVTPWTTPPIIGGALATQSIAGGVLAAVNLGLSILIFLPFAKIAQIQELRREKEALAAEGVTAE
- a CDS encoding PTS lactose/cellobiose transporter subunit IIA yields the protein MDLEQTIMSLIVFGGNAKSDAMLAIDSAKKGDFAQADEQIAQAEQALLEAHHSQTKLIQGEARGEKTEVSLLLVHAQDHLMNAITFKDLAKEIVDLYKNK
- a CDS encoding DUF5626 family protein, which translates into the protein MKEFLFFAVFTFIMTIGVGVINASASEIENPDNIQEAEVETFDLNGNIAQEKEIVLENGTEGTLGIMPIIDERPLLKGTYSLANGTSTWKIYWYSGVYNCSFNAKINVTKGKGKITSAYNPWYQFYSPGLDVKKSKLSKTSSGSSASYVFDCKNKISNWNVTLKASVSGKKLTTSFK
- a CDS encoding FtsW/RodA/SpoVE family cell cycle protein; the protein is MKRDVLYNRIILSVFLLSLVSCVAIYFAQQTNQYNTNFLGMQLVFLAIGTLTCFGVSRLPIEFLRHHAIWLYVIMVITLLGILIPNPLVQNINGATRWYRFAGLSFQPSEVVKSIFIFVLAHFAVKYQAQKWKQLGILTVLTGIVLLLIMKQPDLGTTIVYGVTALAIILLAIKSTKLMVGIITLILTAATIGMYVVVYHISLLEKIGFHAYQFSRIQTWLDPTTDPDAVYQLNLSMKAVGSGMMTGSSGTNAYIPESHTDMIFSTIGHQFGFVGVSLLLILFMVLIHQLIMAALLMKNTFSSLVLAGFAVSFAFNIFENIGMTVGLMPLTGIPLPFISYGGSAVLGNFIAVGVVLAIIRSDADLIEEK